In Cicer arietinum cultivar CDC Frontier isolate Library 1 chromosome 1, Cicar.CDCFrontier_v2.0, whole genome shotgun sequence, one DNA window encodes the following:
- the LOC101490199 gene encoding ribulose bisphosphate carboxylase/oxygenase activase, chloroplastic, producing MAKVLLLVPLLVPTRKIECLSNSFKPQFCVRCCNNNDEVNKKKKKRLSEQSSWEAKDGEGKDYLYRLGKEADNMNIAVGQRSGLIDDLFAGNFLGKDSDIVFDYRQKVTRSFQYLQGDYYIAPLFMDKVVCHIVKNYIAHILNTKVPLILGIWGGKGQGKSFQTELIFQALGVEPVIMSAGELESERAGEPGRLIRERYRTASQVVQNQGKMSCLMINDIDAGLGRFGNTQMTVNNQIVVGTLMNLSDNPTRVSVGQDWRESDVTNRIPVIVTGNDLSTIYAPLIRDGRMDKFYWQPIREDILNIVHRMYEKDGISRDEVEKIVDTFPNQALDFYGALRSRTYDKSILKWIDDIGGVENFGSKFLKRRKDQNLPVFIPPEQTADALLESGYSLLKEQQLIMETKLSKEYMKNIED from the exons ATGGCGAAGGTATTATTATTAGTACCGTTATTGGTTCCAACACGGAAGATAGAGTGCCTTTCAAATTCATTCAAACCCCAATTCTGTGTTCGATGctgtaataataatgatgaagttaacaagaagaagaagaagaggttaTCAGAGCAGTCTTCGTGGGAAGCGAAGGATGGTGAGGGTAAAGACTATCTGTACAGGCTCGGTAAAGAAGCTGATAACATGAACATCGCCGTTGGTCAGCGTTCCGGCCTCATCGATGATCTTTTTGCCGGCAATTTTCTCGGCAAAGACT CGGACATTGTGTTTGATTATCGTCAGAAAGTCACCAGATCCTTTCAATACCTTCAGGGAGATTATTACATCGCACCTCTTTTCATG GACAAAGTTG TATGTCACATTGTGAAGAACTACATTGCTCATATCCTCAATACTAAAGTTCCTTTAATTCTAG GTATTTGGGGAGGTAAAGGGCAAGGGAAATCATTTCAAACAGAACTTATATTTCAGGCCTTGGGAGTTGAACCTGTAATTATGTCTGCTGGGGAGCTAGAGTCAGAAAGAGCTG GAGAGCCAGGAAGATTGATTCGTGAACGCTATAGAACAGCTTCTCAAGTGGTCCAGAATCAA GGAAAGATGAGCTGTTTAATGATCAATGACATCGATGCTGGCCTTGGTAGATTTG GGAATACTCAAATGACAGTCAACAACCAAATTGTTGTTGGGACTCTTATGAATCTATCGGACAATCCCACAAGAGTTAGTGTTGGTCAAGATTGGCGAGAATCAGATGTCACAAACAGAATTCCAGTCATTGTAACAGGGAATGATCTTTCAACTATTTATGCTCCACTAATACGTGATGGAAGGATGGATAAATTTTACTG GCAGCCCATCCGTGAAGATATACTGAATATTGTTCACCGAATGTATGAGAAAGATGGCATATCTAGGGATGAAGTTGAAAAAATTGTGGACACTTTCCCTAATCAAG CATTGGACTTTTATGGAGCTCTAAGATCGCGTACATatgacaaatctattttaaag TGGATTGATGATATTGGAGGCGTTGAAAATTTTGGATCCAAATTTCTCAAAAGAAGAAAAGACCAGAATCTTCCTGTATTTATTCCTCCAGAG
- the LOC101490520 gene encoding pectinesterase-like produces MHALVFFFFFSLGSGTNNNIIVSKDGSSGNYTTVGEAIANAPDLNPELYTIHVLAGIYEEYILIPPHKINIKLLGDGPNHTIILAHQNGSTIDIRGEGFMAQNMGFVNSAGLDASAAVAVRNEANNSVFFQCSIQGFQDTLWAVSGRQFYKNCDIYGTVDFIYGNAAAVFQDCMVYARYRQYVTFTAQSREDPYENTGFTFQRCNFSMSPEDEDRKSEVYATLGRPWRAYSTVAILQSYIDSMVDPKGWEEMPGQPTDKVTYVEFQNVGPGSNTYGRVDWPGVTLLTHPNQALPFTASYLLDADSWIPSRGVPYDNGL; encoded by the exons ATGCACGCCTTagtgttcttcttcttcttctccctTGGTAGTggtactaataataatattatagtaTCCAAAGATGGGAGCAGTGGAAATTATACAACCGTGGGTGAAGCTATCGCGAATGCCCCGGATTTGAATCCCGAACTTTACACAATTCACGTTTTAGCAGGCATTTATGAAGAGTACATTCTCATTCCACCTCACAAGATTAATATTAAGCTCCTAGGAGATGGTCCAAACCACACAATTATACTTGCTCACCAAAATGGTTCCACCATAG ACATCCGTGGAGAAGGATTTATGGCACAAAACATGGGATTTGTGAACTCGGCAGGGCTAGATGCAAGCGCTGCAGTGGCCGTTCGGAACGAAGCAAACAATAGCGTATTCTTTCAATGCTCCATCCAAGGATTCCAAGACACTTTGTGGGCGGTTTCCGGTAGACAGTTTTACAAAAATTGTGATATCTACGGCACCGTCGACTTCATCTACGGCAACGCTGCTGCGGTATTTCAAGATTGTATGGTTTACGCACGCTATCGACAGTACGTGACATTCACCGCTCAGTCACGTGAGGATCCATATGAGAACACAGGTTTCACATTCCAACGTTGCAATTTCAGCATGTCACCTGAGGATGAGGACAGAAAATCAGAGGTGTATGCCACCTTGGGTCGTCCATGGAGGGCCTATTCAACAGTTGCTATATTACAATCTTACATAGACTCCATGGTGGATCCTAAAGGTTGGGAAGAGATGCCGGGCCAGCCCACCGATAAGGTCACCTATGTGGAGTTTCAGAATGTTGGGCCTGGTTCTAACACTTATGGTAGAGTGGATTGGCCTGGTGTAACACTCCTTACCCATCCAAATCAAGCACTACCTTTCACTGCTTCCTATCTCTTAGATGCTGACTCTTGGATTCCCTCCAGAGGTGTTCCTTACGATAATGGACTATAG